The nucleotide sequence tttatcatgatataaaaaaatataaataacaactttattattgcctttagggcatatttccttcagtaaaacACGTTATCCGGCCAGCCACAAGAGTCAAAATCTGGGAAACACTCGGACATTTATGTTCTTGTCCATACTTGTTCTTGTCCATACTCGGATGCGTGTTAATCGAACTATTTGAAGGATATTCTTCGGCAACTGTATGCAAATTATTATGTTTGTATTGTGTTGGTATTTGTCTTGACAATGATCATTCACATAGCTTTCTTTGTCGAGACATAAGCCTTCTCCTTGCTTTCTGAAAGTGCAATTTATCGACCGGAGGGACGTGAGCGAGCAGCTGTATCTCACTAATGGGCCGGTCCACCCACACAAATGATCAAAGTGAGGCTGTATGCGACAGCTTTATACGTCTTGCTATAAGCGACGCATAGTCGCGTCCATTTGCATGAAATCAGGAGTTAAGGGTTACCCGTTGCAAATGTCTCTCACCTTCTCACGCGCTGATAAGTGGCGCACTGCATGTGCACCACTTGTCGCATCCTGTGAGGTTTTTTATAAATtttttatttaaaatattttatatctTGAACCTTGCGTCTAAATCCTAAACCGTTTTTAGCTTGAATTTCTTGtgtcgagatctttgaaactagttCCTATGTGTAATAGGTTTTGCTGAACTCTTTTCCATGAGAAGTTTGAAAAAAGGAAGAAATACCGGAGCCAGAAGCACGACTTTTTCCCCCACTTTTTGTCTTTTCGAGAGGCACAGTTGTGGTTCTCGTGAAAGCAAAGTCGTGTCTATGCTTCTCATGAAAGCAAAAAATTCATGCTGaacaaaaaagttcatgaattttttgtCTTTTTCAGAGGCACAATTATGCTTCTTACAGAAGCAAAAGAAAAACGTGCAAAAAAGAAAATTCACAATTTCCCCATTTTCAAGAGGCATAgttgtgcttctcgtggaagcaaatcTGTTTTCACGGAAACAAATTTGTGCATGTCTTCCACGAGAAACACAACCGTGCGTCCCTTAAAGGCACAACTGTGCTTCTCGCGGCAGCAAATTTGTGCTCCATGATAAGAAAATCCATGcttctcgtggaagaaaaaaagccaaaaaaatcatGATTATTTTTCCTTTTTGAGAGGCACAACTGTACATCTCACAAAAGCAAATTTATGTCTCCATGAAAAGAAAATCGGTGCTTCTCGTGGAAGTATAATTTTTTTCACACAgaaaaaatttcatgatttttcTCTCGAGGACCTGGGGAAAACCCGacgaaaactaaaaaggaaaaaaaaacaaaaaatccaTCTAAACCCCAAAACGCTTAAAGATAATTGAAAAGTAATCCATAGGGGGCGCCCAACGCGTGACCTGGGGCGATGGTTGATCACATTACTTGACTTGTTGTAAGGGAACAAAAGATGATCGTTGAAGGTCCCCCGCAAAAGATAAGAGCTTTGCTAGACACACCGGAGGATTTTAcatacagttttgctaaagcacatctagatgtgccataagtattgcacatctaagtcttaTGTCATTGGTCTTACGTTGAGATTCGTGTAGatatttcctttttctattttcttttcttctttatgcttgactcactcacttagatgtgcaataactagagcacatctagatgtgccctagacacactaTTTTCAACGTTGAAAACACATACAAAACTAAGATAGTCTGTAGCTCTTCAATCAATCAATTCTGCTTTTGAAATAAAATGTGTGCCATACATCTGAAGGGACAAGTACATATTACTCAATAGAAGATCTGTCCGATTTACTAACTGACTTAGCTAGTCAGTTAAAGCTAAGGCACCGTGTCACCATTACACGCAGGCAACAAGGGAGCACAAGCAAATGAAGCCAACAAAATAACACCATACCAGAAATATTGTACAAGGACAGGCGCAGAGGATGAACCACCATATCTGAACAGAATTCGAGAGCCGGATCACTGGAAATAGAGACAAAGGCGACCTCATTGGAGAAATCAACAACCACTGATCAGCGCTAGCACACGCACAAACCCAAAGCATCTTGAGGAAGACACACATCAGTACGTTTGTGCACAAGCAGGCTACAAAACGAGGCGAGGTGAAATTAAACAGAACCTAGTCACGATCCTCCATGGGAAGGGGGAATCAGGAAGTGGTTTTCTTCTGCTCATCGACGAGCAGGGGAGGGCCACGGCCTCCCTCGCTGACAACAACTACCCATGTCTGAGAAGCAGATCCTCCTATTTCCATACAGCCAATGCTGATATCTGGTCAATCATTATCATCACATAAAAGTTTACAAATCCATAGATCAGTCATCACCAACACACAAATCCACAGATTGTATCATCACCAACACACAAGAATATAAGAATATACTTGCAGAGTTGGAGTGAGTGCCACTTCGGGTTGTAGAGGAGGAGCCTGGGTTGGCTGGAAGGAGTAGCGCCATGCCTTGCAAGGAGCAACAGCATCCGCGAAGCGGGTCTCATGAGGACGACTTTTTCCGGTGGCCGGTGCCAGAGGAGCCGGCGGCGGTAGCAGCGGCAACCCTAGGTGGAGGATGCGTGTGAGAACAAGAAAAGGataccctccctccctccctcccctccctccctcccctcctctccctccctccctccctccctcctcccctctctctctctctctctctctctctctctcttgaccaACAGCGAATGGGCATACGACGCGTGGGGCAACAGGATAGACAATGAGCGCTTCCTTTTTTTCCCGGCGCGTTTTTCTCTTTTTTCTGTCAGGGACACGTGGCATAGCTCTTTGCTCGCCAAACAAGTCGCAGTTAATGGGTGTAATGCTTCTTTCATCCATGAAGAGGGGTCCAGCACCAGCAGTGATGTTGTCCGCGATGCTGCCAGTGTGCTAGTGGTGGCCGAGAATTTTTTCCTCGGTCCTACGGTGGATGCTCACACTGCTGAGACTCTGGCGTTGAAACGAGGCCTTGTGCTTGCTCGGGGCCTCAGAATTCACCACCTTATTGTCCAATCGGACTACTTGCAACTGGTGGAATGTATGAACAATGGATATGGCTCCCCGTCTATTGCGGCACTGATTATCGACTGTTTTGATGTTTGTAGGGAGTTTTGGGAGGGTCTCTTTTGTGCATTGTGCGCATGAAGCTAACCGCGTGGCTCATGAACTTGATTAGCTAGGATAATCTAGTTTGATGCAACGAGGAATATAAGCACAAGCAAGACATTGCAGATAAGAATAAAGACTTCCTGTGGATCTCTTCTAAAATGGGCAGAAAGATTTTCAATAAGTATTACCACATAGGGCAAGCTTAACCAATACCTTATTAAACTAGTTCAACCACTACTTTAACTTGCATTTTTTTTTTGTTCTATCATGCCAACAGAAGAAATAGAGTAGAAcaggtcatgctgaaatttggcTTACATCAGTAAAAGCCTGACCTATGAATTTTATTTTTCAGTCCAGTCTTCCACTTTCACACTCCTTTTCTTCTGATATTGATTCTTCCTCATCAGTTTCAGATGATAGTACTTCCGATGATAGTTGGACTTCCGCCCGAGCTCAACAAGCTTGATAGCCTCCTTCACCCTCGATGCATTTACCAATGCATTCACTACATCCTGCAGCACACCACACTCGACTCCACAGCACTTTTTACTAGCAAAGATTTCATAACAGTACCTCAGTGCACAATCCAGCTCTCCAGCCTGCACAAGGTGTGGCACGAGAGTCTCATATGTCCCCTTATTTGGGACACACTCGTTCTTCATCAAATTATCATAcaccttcttggcctcctggaaCCTCCCAGCTTTGCAATATCCTAGAATCAACTGATTGTAGGATACTATATTGGGTTTTGGCCCGTCCTTCTCCAACCTCTCAAGCACAGCAGCTGCATCATCAATCCTACCTTGTGCAACCAAACCCCGCAGCTTTGCATTGTAGCACTTTGCGTCTGGCTCCAAATTCCTCTCCTTAATCATTTCCCATACTGCCTCGGCTTCATCATTACGGCCACTGTTGTGAAACCCATCCAAGAGCGAGTTGAAAGTAATAATGTCAGGTGAAACACCGTGCTTCTTCATGAGATGGACAGCATAAAGAGCGGCTGAGAGGTTGGACTTCTGGCACAATGTGCGGATGAGCGCGTTGTAAGAGTATAGGTCGGGCACAATGGAGGGGTGTGTGGCTGGGATCTCCTGGAATGCAGCAGTGAGCGCGCCAACATCTCCGGCTTCGGCGTACGCGGCAAGGACGGCGTTGAATGTCCTCGTAGACTTATGCCGCGCGGGGAGTTGATGGAAGGTTGCGACCGCGTGGGATGCCATGGAGGCACTGCCGTAGAGGCGGATGAGGCGCGCGGCAAATCCCTCGCTCGAGGTCTCGAGGaagggcttctgcgcgtcgatgatGGCCTCGATGCCGTCTTTGCGGCCCAAGGAAGTGAGGCGGCTCACCGCTACATCGTACGCGCGCTGCCCGTCGCGGAAGCGCGACGATGCGGACGAGGCTTCGACGAACTTGGAGACCAGCTTATCAGGGTCCCGCTCCCTGATGAGGGCCTTGACGACACCGCTAAGGGGCTTCCCTAGCTCGTGGCCCGCGCCGGACTCAGCTTCGCCGGCGGGATGTGCGCCTAGGGGCTTCGGGAGCTTCTGATTCGCGATGGAGTCAGcatcggcggcgggcggcgcgcgctTGGTCTTGGGATTGCGCTTGGGTGGTTTTACGGCTGGCGTGGAGGGGGAGACGATGCGGGAGAGGCTTTTTACccaggtggaggcggcggcgacggcggcggcggcggcggccgcgaggGAGGACATGGGTGGGCGGCGGATGGTGGGGAATGGGGCGAGAGGAGTGGAGTGGGCGAAGGAGGGGTTTCCCAGCTCATCGATGCAATGCTTCTTAATTAGGCCGTCAAAATGTTAGCCCGTTAACCGTCTCCCAGCCCAGCCCAGCCAAAGAAAGCCTCGGATGCCCAAAATGTCTCGGTCGACCGACCCACCCCAGCAAAATGGGTGCGGCTATAAGTCGCTTATAGCGAGACATATCCAGCTATCGCCTACGGCCGGCCTTGCTCAATCGCTTGCGTGAGTGGACCGGCCCGTTAATACGATACGGCGCTTCTTCCGGAGCCTCCAAGGGGTCATTTGGGGGGAGGTCCTATACGGCGCAGGCGCCCGAACCTGGAAATGGCGCCTACAGCAGGCCTTCCGTGGGTTATTTTAAGCTCGGCCCAAAAATAGATACGTTAACATaaaaaccacgccaaaaatatggCAGTATGGGGATTCAATCTCGCACCACACATCCTTGTAATTTCTTAGCTTAACCACTAGACCTTCAGAATGCTAGTGAACAAAAACAGCACGAATTGTATTAAAACTATTGCAGCCGCGCTATTTATTACTCAGCCATTTACTATACAACTGAGATTTTTTGAGTTATTTGAAAACAATTTGGATAATGTCTATTTTCTTTAGTGAAAAAAGTTCactaaatttcaaaaaagttcacaaattttgagaaagttcatcgattttgaaaaaaacatcgtcaattttttttaaagatcatcgaatttaaaaaaacatcaatttggaaaAAATTCATCGGATTtgcaaaaagttcatcgatttttgaaaggaagttcatcgatttttttataaaaaaaatcgatGATTTAGAAAAGAAAAcatcgagtttgaaaaaaagttcatttgatttgaaaaagttcattgtatttaaaaaaaatcagttttgaagaaaagttcacaaactaAAAAGCAGCGCATTcaacaaaagaagaaaaaagaaaaaagtagaGAAAGAACAAAACAATCTGACaaacaaataaaagagaaaacCAAAGAAACAATGCACACGCGGGTTAGTGGCTGCCCGTTTACAGAAAAACAGTAATAATGGGCGACTACAGCATCAAATAGGAATCGCCCATTTGGGGTGGGCAGAGAGCGCGCCAGCCGCCGCcacatgtcgcgctctgggcgTCTCCTCCggatttgtttttattttttcgcacACATATTCGGCTTTTGAAATGGTTTTTTATGGGGGGTTGGccttttggttttccaccggtctttcttaacatttgagaaaaaaataaaaaataattgcgtgaaaaaacatgtatttttttacttccacaagaggcacgaccgtgcctctcgaaaacagaattttatttttattttttgctttcgcGAAAGGCATGGACTTGCTTCCGTGGCCGTGCCTCTTGGAAGCGAAAAAAATTGCTTtgttttttgcttccgcgagaggcacgaccatgcctctcgaaaagggaaaagAATGTGTGTTTTTCCTTCTGAGAGAGGTacgattttgcttccgcgggaggcacggatttgctttcgCGGGTCGTGACACTCAGAAATAAAAAAAActgttttttttcttccacgagaggcacgggttTACTatgatttgcttccgcgagaggtacagtcgtgcctttttcggaaagaaaaaaaatatgctcccggtttggtttttacgtctagttttttttggaaaaaaatcgtcaaaacctatcaacatgggatctagttttaaaaaTCTCGgcacgaggaatccaacggtgaaaacggttcgagatttggaggCACGATTTAAAAgataatttttttaataaatggatctaagaaaaaaaagaaaaatgtcaTTTTGCGACAACTGGTGCACATGCAGTGTGCCACTTGTCGCAGCCTGAAAATATGGAAGTAACATTTGCAAAGAgtgctccttaattagtgatttcggctcACGCCCCTCTTATTTGTCCTCTTGCTTTTAGCGGGCAAATGGGAGAGCAACTAACAGGAGGTTGTCTTTTGCAAAAATGCTACATACACGGAGCTCCAATGGACTCTTTCCAACTTAATACGAAAACGCCCCTGAATTTTATGGAGTGGGCCCACTTCACCCCTAGGTCCCAATCACATCTGCCCATGTCAGCAAGTGTGTAACTTATGTAAAAGGgtttgtctaggacacatctagatataccctagttattgcacatctaagtggcTCAATCAAACTaggaaggaaaagaaaaaagagaaaagaaaatgtTTGCACAAATCTCCGCGTAAAATCAAGGATAtgagacttagatgtgcaatacttagggtacatctagatgtgctttagcaaaactgtaatGAATTTGCTTATGAATGCATATTTCCTTTGAAAAATTCTATTGGATTGGTAGATATATTGCTAGATTTTCTTAAGATTCAGGAGCCCAAGAGGACTGCATTGTTTTCTTCAATTTGGAAATGAAGTATGTTGTGGGGAGTGGATGTACTACAAACTGATCTAAAATTATCTTCGAGTTTGTCTTTTCGTCTATCTGGACGTAGTCGACGAAACTTCGGTGTAGATTACTACCGTCTTCTTGGGATGATGAGGTTAGAGTTTCTCGTTATGTGGCGAGATTTGGTATATGATGCTTTAgggagcgggtccttaggggcatTGACGTTAGggttcaaatttgtgatttttaaaaaaaaatcaatgaacttttttttaaatcgatgaacatttttttgtgaacttatttccaaaatcgatgaacttgcGTGTAAATTTGCCGGCTCGGGTCGGTCTTGCGTCCGAGGCTTTATTTGTGGTTGGGTTGGACCGGACTGGGCTGAGAGCCTGGGAGACAGTGAACGGGCTGACATTTTGACGGCGTAATTAAGAAGCGGAGCATCATCGATGAGCTGGCAAAGCCCTCCTTCGCCCATTCCACTCCTCTCGCCCCATACTTGtctaaaaaaaagaggaaaaaaaaaaaACTCCTCTCGCCCCATTCGGCCATACCCTACCATCCGCCGCCTTCCCAtggcctcccccgccgccgccgccgcccgggcaaACAGCCTCTCCCGCATCTTCTCCTCTCCCTCGCCAAGAGTAAAACAACCCAAACGCAATCGCAAGATCAAGGGCGCGGCCACGCCCTCCGTCGCCCATTCAGCTCCACTCCTCTCGCCCCCATTCGGCCCCCTTCCCATGGCCTCCCCcgccgcggcggccgccgccgccaccgtcgccaccgCCTCCAGCCGGGCAAACGGCCTCTTCAGCATCTTCTCCCCCTCCCCGCCAACCGAAAAACCACCCAAAGCCGAGCCCGACGCGGACCAGATCCTCCGGAAGCCCCTTCGCCGTATCCGCAAGGCCCTCATCAGGCAGCGGGACCCTGACAAGCTGGTCTCCATGTTCGTCCAAGCTTCCTCCGCATCGCCGCGCTTCCGCGACCAGCACCACCTGTACGATGTAGCGGTGAGCCGCCTCACTTCCTTCGGCCGCCCAGACGGCATCCAGGCCatcatcgacgcgcagaagcccttCCTCGAGACCTCAACCGCGGAATTCGCCGCGCGCGTCATCCGCCTCTACGGCCGCGCCTCCATGCCAACCCAAGCGGCCGCAACCTTCAATCAACTTCCTGCGCGGCATAAGTCCACCATGACATTCAACGCCGTCCTTGCCGCTTACGCCAAAGCCGGAGATCTTGACGCGCTCACTGCTGCATTCCAGGAGATCCCAGCCGTCCACCCCTCCATTGTTCCCGACGTATACTCTTACAACGCACTCATCCGCACATTGTGCCACAAGTCCGACCTCTCAGCCGCTCTTGATGCTGTTCATCTCATGAAGAAGCACAGTGTTTCACCTGACATTATTACTTTCAACTCGCTCTTGGATGGGTTTCACAACAGTGGCCGTAATGATGAAGCCGAGGCGGTATGGGAAATGATTAAGGAGAGTCATTTGGAGCCAGACGCAAAGTGCTACAATGCAAAGCTGCGGGGTTTGGTTGCACAAGGTAGGATTGATGATGCAGCTGCTGTGCTTGAGAGGTTGGACAAGGACGGGCCAAAACCCAATATAGTATCCTACAATGAGTTGATTCGAGGATATTGCCAAGCAGGGAGGttccaggaggccaagaaggtgTATGATAATTTGATGAAGAATCAGTGTGCCCCAAATAAGGTGACATATGAGACTCTCATGCCACACCTTCTGCAGGCTGGAGAGCTGGATTGTGCACTGAGGTACTGTTATGAAATCTTTGGCAGTAAAAGGTTCTTTGGAGTCAAGTGGGGTGTGCTGCAGGATGTAGTGAATGCATTGGTAGATGCATCGAGGTTGGTGGAGGCCACCAAGCTTGTTGAGCTCGACTGGCAGAAGTACTACCATCGGAAGGGTTTGAGGATGCCACCTAGTGCTGGAACTGATGAGGAAGAATCAATATCAGGAGAAAAGGAGTGTGAAAGTGGAAGATAAGACTGAAAAGTAAAATTCATAGGTCAGTCTTCTACTGATGTAAGCCTAATTTCACCATGACCTGTTTTACTCTATTTCTTCTGTTGGCATGATGGAACAAAAACAATGCTAGTTAAAGTAGTGGTTAAACTAATTTAATATGGTATTGGTTAAGCTTgccgaaggggagccttggcgcagtggtaaagatgctgccttgtgaccatgaggtcacgggttcatgtcctggaaacagcctcttacagaaatgtagggaaaggctgcatacaatagacccaaagtggtcggacccttccccggaccctgcgcaagcgggagctacatgcacaggGCTGCCCTTTTTATTGGTTAAGCTTGCCCTGTCCGGTAATACTTACTGAAAATCTTTCTATCCATTTTAGAAGAGATCCACAGGAAGCCTTTATTCTTATCTTCAATGCCTTGCTTGTGCTTATATTCCTCGTTGCATCAAACTAGATTATCCCAGCTAATTAAGTTCATGAGGCACGCAGTTAGCTTCGTGCACAATTTACAAAAGAGACCCTCCCGAACTCCCTACAAACATCAAAACAGTCATCGATAAATGAGTGCCGCAATTGATGGAGAACCATATCCATTGTTCATACATTCCACCAGTTGCAATCCGATTGGGAATAAGGTGGTGAATCCTGAGGCCCCGAGCAAGCACAAGGCCTCGTTTCAACGCCAAAGCCTCAGCAGTGTGAGCGTCCACCGCAGGACCGATGAAGAAATTCTTGGCCACCACTAGCACACTGGCAGCATCGCGGATCACAGCGCCGCTGGTACTGGACCCCTCTTCATGGATGAAAGAAGCATTACACCCATTAAGAGCGACTTGTTGGGCGAGCAAATAGCTACGCCACGTGTCCCCCacagaaaaaagagaagaaagagagaaagaaacGCGTTGGGAAAAAAGTAAGCGCTCGTTGTCTATCATGTTGGCCTACGTGTCGTATGCCCATTTGCTGTTGGTCAACCGAGAGAGTATCCTTTTCTTGTTCTCACACGCATCTTCCTCCCTTACTCCCCAAAGTGGCGGCTGCTGCCAGCACCTCATCTAGGCTCCTCTGGCACCGGCCACCGGAGAAATTGTCCTCTTAATCCGCTTCTCCATCGGCATTCTCCTCTTGGCGACTAGGCGGACACCTGCTGCTCCTTGCAAGGCATGGCGCTGCTACTCCCCTACGGCCCCTCATCAATGCAGCAAGGTGTGGTGCTGCTTGTCCAACCCGAGCtgaatagccccccccccccttttatgTGATGATAATGATTGACCAGATATCAGTAGTGGTTGTATGAAAATAGGAGGATTTGCTTCTCGAGACATGGGTGGTTGTTGTCGGCGAGGGGCGTCGTGGCCCTCCGCTGCTCGTCAACGAGCAGCAGAAAGCCACTTCCTCATTCCCACTTCCCATGGAGGATCGTGACTAGCTTCTGTTTGATTTCACCTCGCCTCGTTTTGTAGCCTGCTTGTGCACAAATGTACTGATGTGTGTCTTCCTCAGGTTGATTTGGGTTCGTGCGTGTGCTAGCACTGACCAGtggttgttggtttctccaacgcTGTCGCCTTTGTCTCTATTTGATTATCTTCAGATATGGTGGTTCATCCTCTGCGCCTGTCCTTGTACAATATTTCTGGTATGGTGTTATTTTGTTGgcttcctttgcttgtgttcccTTGCTGCCTGCGTGTAATAGTGGCACGGAGTCTTAGCTTTAACTGACTAGCTAAGTCAGTTAGAAAATCGGAGAGATCTTCTATTGAGTAATATGTACTTGTCCCTTCAGATATATGGCACACATTTGATTTCAAAAGCAGAATTGATTGATTGAGGAGCTGCAGACTATCTCAGTTGGTATATGCTTTCAGCGTCGAAAATAATTTAGCCTCGTTTATGCTTTTTTGCTTAGGTGATTCCTGCCATGATAATGAATTTGCATATGAATGCATATTTTCCTTGGAAAATTCTATTGGATGGGTAGATATCTTGCTAGATTTTCTTAAGATTCGGGAGCCCAAGAACAATGTACTGTTCCCTCCAATTTGGAAATGAAGTATGCTGTGGGGAGTGAATGTACTACAAACTGATCTAAAATAAAGAAAGAGCATTATTGGGTGACAATGAGATTCTTGACGGAGACTCCGTGCAGATTGTCTTtcct is from Triticum aestivum cultivar Chinese Spring chromosome 3A, IWGSC CS RefSeq v2.1, whole genome shotgun sequence and encodes:
- the LOC123062330 gene encoding pentatricopeptide repeat-containing protein At1g55890, mitochondrial; this translates as MASPAAAAARANSLSRIFSSPSPRVKQPKRNRKIKGAATPSVAHSAPLLSPPFGPLPMASPAAAAAAATVATASSRANGLFSIFSPSPPTEKPPKAEPDADQILRKPLRRIRKALIRQRDPDKLVSMFVQASSASPRFRDQHHLYDVAVSRLTSFGRPDGIQAIIDAQKPFLETSTAEFAARVIRLYGRASMPTQAAATFNQLPARHKSTMTFNAVLAAYAKAGDLDALTAAFQEIPAVHPSIVPDVYSYNALIRTLCHKSDLSAALDAVHLMKKHSVSPDIITFNSLLDGFHNSGRNDEAEAVWEMIKESHLEPDAKCYNAKLRGLVAQGRIDDAAAVLERLDKDGPKPNIVSYNELIRGYCQAGRFQEAKKVYDNLMKNQCAPNKVTYETLMPHLLQAGELDCALRYCYEIFGSKRFFGVKWGVLQDVVNALVDASRLVEATKLVELDWQKYYHRKGLRMPPSAGTDEEESISGEKECESGR